From a single Bacillus pseudomycoides DSM 12442 genomic region:
- a CDS encoding polysaccharide pyruvyl transferase family protein — protein sequence MKIMMFAHGGSLNRGCEAIVRSSTNIIKEKVDETKIYLVSSKPETDKIITKLDGIYDGSTKNIAKYSYDWWMALLKVKLFNDESYAIAKMEDNIIKHIKNMDVCLSIGGDNYCYGEQPALYEINKKVKAAGKKLVLWGCSIGEEDMSERKLGDLKQFDLILARETLTYNMLKNKGLNNVKLCADPAFTMEKEELELPKGWQDGNTIGLNFSPLVWNRNKDSQVAVRDLINHILDTTDSTIALTPHVMQDGNNDYEVLYTYYEEFKNTGRVIILPNNLNAIQYKGYIARMRFFIGARTHATIAAYSNCVPTMVLGYSIKSKGIAKDLFGEEKLVLNIEEISNSNKLKAKFDEMVREEDQLKSKLGQTMPNIKKMSYKAVEYLQELAK from the coding sequence ATGAAAATTATGATGTTTGCCCATGGTGGAAGTCTTAATAGGGGATGTGAGGCTATTGTTCGTTCCTCTACTAATATCATAAAAGAAAAGGTAGATGAAACAAAGATATATTTGGTATCAAGTAAGCCTGAAACAGATAAGATTATAACAAAGTTAGATGGAATATATGATGGTTCTACTAAGAATATAGCGAAGTACTCATACGATTGGTGGATGGCTTTACTTAAAGTAAAATTGTTTAATGATGAATCTTATGCAATAGCTAAAATGGAAGATAATATAATTAAACATATAAAGAATATGGATGTATGTTTATCTATAGGTGGAGATAATTATTGTTACGGGGAACAGCCTGCATTGTATGAAATAAATAAAAAAGTAAAAGCAGCAGGAAAGAAGTTAGTGTTATGGGGATGTTCTATAGGTGAAGAGGATATGTCTGAGAGAAAGTTAGGAGACTTAAAACAGTTTGATTTAATATTAGCTCGTGAAACTCTTACCTATAATATGTTGAAAAACAAGGGACTTAATAACGTTAAATTGTGTGCAGATCCTGCATTTACCATGGAGAAAGAAGAGTTGGAATTACCTAAAGGATGGCAAGATGGCAATACAATAGGTCTTAATTTTAGTCCACTTGTATGGAATAGAAACAAGGATTCACAAGTTGCAGTAAGAGATTTAATTAACCATATACTAGATACTACAGATTCAACAATTGCTCTCACACCGCATGTTATGCAGGATGGGAATAACGATTATGAAGTTCTGTATACATATTATGAGGAATTTAAAAATACAGGTAGGGTAATTATATTACCAAACAATTTAAATGCAATACAATATAAAGGGTATATAGCTAGGATGCGATTCTTTATAGGAGCTAGAACACATGCCACGATAGCGGCTTACTCAAATTGTGTTCCAACTATGGTATTGGGATACAGTATAAAATCGAAGGGAATAGCTAAAGACTTATTTGGAGAAGAGAAATTAGTCTTAAATATAGAAGAAATATCTAATAGTAATAAACTAAAAGCTAAATTCGATGAGATGGTAAGAGAAGAAGATCAATTGAAGAGCAAACTAGGGCAAACTATGCCTAATATTAAAAAAATGTCATATAAAGCGGTAGAATACTTACAAGAATTAGCTAAGTAA
- a CDS encoding glycosyltransferase produces MKKNLLFVMPSLSAGGGEKSLVNLLSQIDYQLYNVDLFLFNHEGIFMEFVPKDVQILPIPETYKTFTLPLFKSVKTFLLKGEISLAYNRCMFTIKNRAGKNTSIKEQYSWKYIAKSLNEIEKQYDATIGFLEKTATYFCVDKVKAHKKIGWVHIDYNKLGMDSNFDALYFRKLNNIVTVSEECANILKNRFPNQKDEISVIYNIVSPTMIHKMANQENKDVYTKKDNEIIILSVGRLHYQKGFEMAIESCKKLIDKGYKVKWNIIGEGEEREQLTNLIKANKLENNFKLLGLKSNPYPYIKQADIYAQTSKFEGKSIAIDEAKILNKPILVTDFSTAKDQIDNEINGLIVDMKPEAIAKGIERLIKDTELRKKLVNNLSKEKLGTEEEIYKLYEIL; encoded by the coding sequence ATGAAAAAAAATTTATTATTTGTTATGCCTAGTCTATCTGCTGGTGGTGGAGAAAAGAGTCTAGTAAACTTATTATCTCAAATAGATTATCAGTTATATAATGTAGATTTATTTTTGTTTAACCATGAAGGTATATTTATGGAATTTGTACCAAAAGATGTACAAATTTTACCTATACCAGAAACATATAAGACGTTTACTTTACCTTTGTTTAAATCGGTCAAAACATTTTTATTAAAAGGAGAAATATCGCTAGCCTATAATAGATGTATGTTCACCATAAAGAATAGAGCAGGAAAAAATACATCGATAAAGGAACAATACAGCTGGAAATATATCGCTAAGTCTTTAAATGAAATTGAGAAACAGTATGATGCTACTATAGGGTTTTTAGAAAAAACCGCTACATATTTTTGTGTAGATAAGGTGAAAGCACATAAGAAAATAGGATGGGTACATATTGACTATAATAAATTAGGGATGGATTCGAACTTTGATGCTTTGTACTTCAGAAAGCTAAACAATATAGTTACAGTATCGGAAGAGTGTGCCAATATCCTAAAAAACAGATTTCCTAATCAAAAAGATGAGATAAGCGTTATTTATAATATTGTATCACCGACAATGATACATAAAATGGCTAACCAGGAAAATAAGGATGTTTATACTAAGAAAGATAATGAAATTATTATACTTTCAGTAGGTAGGCTGCACTACCAAAAAGGCTTTGAAATGGCTATAGAATCCTGTAAGAAACTAATAGATAAAGGGTATAAAGTAAAGTGGAATATTATAGGCGAGGGCGAGGAAAGAGAACAACTGACTAATTTGATAAAAGCAAATAAATTAGAAAACAATTTCAAATTGTTAGGATTAAAATCTAATCCTTATCCGTATATAAAACAAGCAGATATTTATGCACAGACATCTAAATTTGAAGGGAAATCTATAGCAATTGATGAGGCGAAAATATTGAATAAGCCTATACTTGTTACTGATTTTAGTACCGCGAAAGATCAAATTGACAATGAAATAAATGGATTAATTGTAGATATGAAGCCGGAGGCTATTGCAAAAGGAATTGAGAGGCTTATAAAAGATACAGAATTAAGAAAAAAATTAGTAAATAACCTTTCGAAAGAGAAATTAGGAACGGAAGAAGAAATATATAAGTTATATGAAATTCTATAA
- a CDS encoding glycoside hydrolase family 88 protein → MIFQILSYIVIFIILMVITIDLVPVIKDWVLRIHMGRYKDKSIWNETITKKGSKWLLNTPKIKVTDNTRLVVIDMLKGNYTKSTIQHWQEASLVLGLSEYVKHNDDKEMKSEIEKFLNSKFDSNGQWLEKPKHIDGAILAYAIMKLEYIDINKYKKALDYTWEMIKDHIGEDGTVEYRKFMKSYRYVDTIGFICPFLVCYGTKFNKDDCIDLAVKQIKEYEQYGMLDKHSLPCHVYKIENKVPLGLYGWGRGLGWFAIGLIDAWNELPQDSKYKFAFEESVKRFAEAAMSFQQDNGSWNWTVTRNESRSDSSATATLGWFMLNASKIEKVSKECLDSTEKAMSYLMKVTRKDGAVDFSQGDTKDIGVYSTLFNILPFTQGFCIRLINSYLSRN, encoded by the coding sequence ATGATATTTCAAATTTTGAGCTATATTGTAATTTTTATTATTTTAATGGTTATTACCATAGACTTAGTACCTGTAATAAAAGATTGGGTACTGAGAATTCATATGGGGAGATATAAAGATAAATCCATATGGAATGAGACTATAACTAAAAAAGGGTCTAAGTGGTTACTAAACACACCAAAAATAAAAGTAACAGACAATACAAGATTAGTTGTAATAGATATGTTGAAAGGGAATTATACGAAAAGCACGATACAACATTGGCAAGAAGCATCATTAGTATTAGGCTTATCTGAGTATGTAAAACATAATGATGATAAGGAAATGAAATCTGAGATTGAAAAATTTTTGAATTCGAAATTTGATAGTAATGGTCAATGGTTAGAAAAACCTAAGCATATAGACGGAGCTATACTTGCTTACGCTATTATGAAGTTGGAATATATTGATATAAACAAATACAAAAAAGCATTAGATTATACATGGGAAATGATTAAGGATCATATAGGTGAGGACGGCACAGTAGAATATAGGAAGTTTATGAAAAGCTACAGATATGTAGATACTATAGGGTTTATATGCCCCTTTTTAGTTTGTTACGGTACTAAATTTAACAAAGATGATTGTATAGATTTAGCAGTGAAACAAATTAAAGAGTATGAGCAATATGGAATGTTAGACAAACATTCACTACCATGTCATGTTTACAAGATTGAGAATAAAGTTCCTCTTGGATTATACGGATGGGGAAGAGGACTTGGTTGGTTTGCTATAGGTCTTATAGATGCGTGGAATGAATTGCCACAAGATAGTAAATATAAATTTGCTTTCGAAGAAAGTGTTAAAAGATTCGCGGAAGCTGCAATGAGCTTTCAACAAGATAATGGTAGTTGGAATTGGACTGTAACTAGAAATGAGAGTAGGTCTGACTCTTCCGCTACAGCTACGCTAGGCTGGTTTATGTTAAATGCCTCAAAGATAGAGAAGGTATCAAAAGAATGCCTAGATAGCACAGAAAAGGCTATGAGTTATTTAATGAAAGTTACGAGGAAAGATGGGGCAGTTGACTTTTCTCAAGGCGATACAAAAGACATAGGGGTGTATTCCACACTGTTCAATATATTGCCGTTTACTCAAGGGTTCTGCATTAGATTAATCAATTCATATTTAAGTAGGAACTAA
- a CDS encoding acyltransferase, with amino-acid sequence MFNRIKKSLMVRLGMVSLEDLTVEACLQRGMKVGKNCSGLAGSTIDYAHCWLIEIGDNVTFAPQVYLLAHDASTKRYLDYTKIAKVKIEDHAFIGARALIMPGVTIGKNAIVAAGSVVTKSVPEGCIVGGNPAKIIGKTKDYINKHKLNLKTANRYDKNWTIGENITPDMCTKMSEELGSTVGYVK; translated from the coding sequence ATGTTTAATCGGATAAAAAAATCTTTAATGGTAAGATTAGGAATGGTATCTCTTGAGGATTTAACGGTAGAAGCGTGTTTGCAAAGAGGTATGAAGGTAGGGAAAAATTGTAGTGGATTAGCTGGAAGTACAATTGACTATGCTCATTGTTGGCTAATAGAAATAGGTGATAATGTTACATTTGCACCTCAAGTCTATCTCCTTGCACATGACGCCAGTACGAAACGGTATTTAGATTATACAAAAATAGCGAAAGTAAAAATAGAAGACCATGCATTTATAGGGGCAAGGGCTTTAATTATGCCGGGGGTTACAATAGGGAAAAATGCTATTGTAGCCGCGGGAAGTGTAGTAACAAAATCGGTTCCTGAAGGGTGCATAGTTGGAGGAAATCCCGCGAAAATTATAGGGAAAACAAAGGATTATATCAATAAGCACAAATTAAATCTAAAGACAGCAAATCGTTATGATAAAAACTGGACAATAGGTGAGAATATCACACCAGACATGTGTACTAAAATGTCAGAAGAATTAGGTAGTACTGTTGGATATGTTAAATGA
- a CDS encoding glycosyltransferase, translated as MKKNILFIMNNLNCGGAEKALISLLGVIDYSKYKVDLFLFKHEGIFINKLPKEVTLLPEPIKYKYFDMPIKRSLTELMKIGDFKTTFSRGVLGYLAKTETNGAIIEQKIWKYMSKSIDEINKEYDVAIGFQEKNPIYFCVDKVKAKKKIGWIHTDYNKLGIDYSKEKFYFGKLDHIVTVSEELVNILRDNFPEYRKKIGCIHNIVSSRMIRKMSLEKVDFKEENDRSISLISVGRLAKEKGLDISLEAFNILVKKGYDLKWYLIGEGNVREELERRIREEKLEKRVILLGIKENPYPYIKQADIYIQTSRYEGKSISIDEAKILAKPILITNFETANNHIRNNINGVIAEMNPMSVAKHLELLIKEEKLRIKFIDNLKKEELGTEDEVNHLYNLMNS; from the coding sequence ATGAAAAAAAATATATTATTTATAATGAATAATTTAAATTGTGGTGGGGCTGAAAAAGCCCTAATTTCTTTATTGGGCGTTATAGATTATTCTAAATACAAAGTGGATTTATTTTTATTTAAGCATGAAGGAATATTTATAAATAAGTTACCAAAAGAAGTCACTCTATTACCTGAACCAATAAAGTATAAATATTTTGATATGCCTATAAAAAGGTCTTTGACAGAATTAATGAAAATAGGAGATTTTAAAACGACATTTTCTAGAGGAGTATTAGGGTATCTGGCTAAGACAGAAACGAATGGAGCTATAATCGAACAAAAAATATGGAAATACATGTCGAAATCAATAGATGAAATCAATAAGGAATATGATGTAGCGATAGGATTTCAAGAAAAAAACCCTATATATTTCTGTGTAGACAAGGTAAAAGCGAAAAAAAAGATTGGATGGATACACACGGATTATAATAAATTAGGGATTGATTATAGTAAAGAAAAATTTTATTTTGGTAAACTAGATCATATAGTGACTGTATCAGAAGAGTTAGTTAATATTTTAAGGGATAATTTCCCTGAATATAGAAAGAAAATTGGATGTATACACAATATAGTTTCTTCAAGAATGATAAGGAAAATGTCATTAGAGAAAGTTGATTTTAAAGAAGAGAACGATAGAAGTATATCATTAATTTCGGTAGGAAGATTGGCTAAAGAAAAGGGATTAGATATCTCTTTAGAAGCATTTAATATACTTGTAAAAAAAGGGTACGATCTTAAATGGTATTTGATTGGAGAAGGCAACGTAAGAGAAGAACTTGAAAGACGTATAAGGGAAGAAAAACTAGAAAAAAGAGTAATTTTATTAGGTATAAAAGAAAATCCATATCCATACATAAAGCAAGCAGATATATATATACAGACATCCAGATATGAAGGTAAATCTATTTCTATAGATGAGGCAAAAATACTGGCAAAACCAATATTAATTACTAATTTTGAGACAGCTAATAATCATATAAGAAATAATATCAATGGAGTAATTGCAGAGATGAACCCTATGTCAGTGGCAAAGCATCTTGAGTTATTAATAAAAGAAGAAAAATTAAGAATTAAGTTTATCGATAATCTCAAGAAAGAAGAATTAGGGACAGAGGATGAAGTGAATCATTTGTATAATTTAATGAACAGTTAA
- a CDS encoding acyltransferase family protein → MLNSLTSFRFIAALMVFLFHMGVFSQYQLGSAGVQFFFVLSGFILAYNYHSKFTELNKHSIKKFYKARFSKVYPVHVLTFLLSAPLVILYFHPKSLYFIKLAFMSIINLLLIQSFVPSQGTYFNFNGVSWTLSVEAFFYVMFPFLLWVFMKLKVKKNIITSILVFLVVWIILFLLNKNLDEDNPFFIWILHIFPVTRLFEFSTGILLGLIYIEKSDKANFNKNIFTVLELLCLLLSIALLSYSIKLDVGIVRGVYFVPLWCLLIFTFSFQCGIFSKLLSQRLFVYLGEISFSFYMIHQIVIRYLDFLKLENTYSFVVCLIVSLLLSAVIYQFYEEPLRKKIRFGFQKKHQKIQVPLPKEFLK, encoded by the coding sequence ATGTTAAACTCTTTAACGTCATTTAGGTTTATTGCTGCGCTAATGGTTTTCTTATTTCATATGGGTGTGTTTAGCCAATATCAATTAGGTTCAGCGGGCGTTCAATTCTTTTTTGTTTTATCTGGCTTTATTTTAGCTTATAACTATCATTCTAAATTTACAGAGCTAAATAAACACAGTATCAAAAAATTCTATAAAGCAAGATTTTCTAAAGTATATCCAGTTCATGTATTAACCTTTCTTCTTTCTGCACCATTAGTTATTTTATACTTTCACCCTAAGAGTTTATATTTTATAAAACTTGCTTTTATGTCAATCATTAATTTGCTATTGATACAAAGCTTCGTACCTAGTCAGGGTACTTATTTCAATTTTAACGGCGTTTCGTGGACATTATCGGTTGAAGCTTTCTTTTATGTTATGTTTCCGTTTCTGCTATGGGTATTTATGAAACTTAAAGTTAAAAAGAACATCATTACATCCATATTGGTATTCTTGGTAGTATGGATAATTTTATTTCTATTGAATAAAAACTTGGATGAAGATAATCCATTTTTTATTTGGATATTACATATTTTTCCGGTTACTAGATTGTTCGAATTTTCAACGGGTATACTTTTGGGATTGATTTATATTGAAAAATCCGATAAAGCAAACTTTAACAAAAACATATTTACTGTTTTAGAACTACTATGTTTACTTTTATCCATTGCCTTATTATCGTATTCGATAAAATTAGATGTAGGAATTGTTCGTGGTGTTTATTTTGTCCCACTATGGTGCTTGTTAATTTTCACCTTTTCATTTCAATGCGGTATATTTTCAAAATTATTATCACAAAGGCTATTTGTTTACTTAGGTGAAATTAGTTTCTCATTTTATATGATTCACCAAATAGTGATACGATACTTGGACTTCTTGAAGTTAGAAAATACATATAGTTTTGTGGTTTGTTTAATAGTTTCTTTATTGTTAAGTGCAGTAATTTATCAATTTTATGAAGAGCCGTTACGTAAGAAAATTCGTTTTGGTTTTCAAAAAAAACATCAAAAGATACAAGTGCCTTTACCAAAAGAATTCCTTAAATAA